The following proteins are co-located in the Silene latifolia isolate original U9 population chromosome 1, ASM4854445v1, whole genome shotgun sequence genome:
- the LOC141592488 gene encoding serine/threonine-protein kinase SAPK3-like, whose protein sequence is MEYASGGDLFNRIRSAGQFSEDEARILFQQLISGVSYCHSMEIFNRDLKLENALLDGSPTPRLKICDFGHCQSGILHSQPKGPKRTVVTPVYIAPEVLLQKEYDGKISDVWSCGVTLYMMLFGTCPFQEPEDPRNLRKTIGRILGVQYFVPDNVRVSADCLHLLSRIFVADPSKRITISEIKQHPWFLENLQTSHSKSDGEQPVQSEEDILRIIEEAKTPGEATTSRSRVFGW, encoded by the exons ATGGAGTATGCTTCTGGTGGCGATCTCTTTAACAGAATACGTTCTGCTGGTCAGTTTAGTGAAGACGAG GCGAGAATTTTGTTTCAGCAGTTGATTTCCGGAGTCAGCTACTGTCATTCCATG GAAATCTTCAACAGGGATCTTAAACTGGAAAACGCGCTTCTTGATGGAAGCCCAACACCACGTCTCAAGATATGCGACTTTGGTCATTGTCAG TCGGGAATCCTGCATTCGCAGCCTAAAGGCCCTAAACGCACTGTAGTAACACCGGTGTACATTGCACCAGAGGTTTTGTTACAAAAGGAATACGATGGAAAG ATTTCTGATGTTTGGTCTTGTGGAGTGACTCTATATATGATGCTGTTCGGTACATGTCCTTTTCAAGAACCTGAAGATCCTAGGAATTTACGGAAAACAATTGGG AGGATATTGGGCGTGCAATACTTCGTCCCTGATAATGTACGTGTATCAGCTGATTGTCTGCACCTCCTGTCACGTATCTTTGTCGCTGATCCATCTAAG AGGATTACCATCTCAGAAATCAAACAGCACCCATGGTTCCTAGAGAATTTGCAAACAAGCCATTCAAAATCAGATGGTGAACAGCCGGTTCAAAGTGAGGAGGATATATTGCGTATCATAGAAGAAGCGAAGACACCCGGGGAAGCGACAACTAGCAGGAGTCGAGTGTTTGGATGGTGA
- the LOC141592480 gene encoding serine/threonine-protein kinase SAPK3-like, which translates to MVERYEPIKDLGSGNFGVARLVKDKKTNELFAVKYMERGNKIDEKVQREIINHRALKHPNIVRFKEVFVTPTHLAIVMEYAAGGELFARICSAGRFSEDEARFFFQQLISGVSYCHSVEICHRDLKLENTLLDGSPTPRLKICDFGYSKSGLLHSQPKSTVGTPAYIAPEVLSRKEYDGKIADVWSCGVTLYVMLVGAYPFEEPEDPKNFRKTIGRILGVQYSIPDYVRVSADCQQLLSRIFVANPSKRITIPEINKHPWFLKNLRKELIEGKATNNEKSDGKQPVQSEEEILRIIEEARKPGEATKAEQLAAGLEFLDGDDLEAEMLDSDLSGDFVSPPE; encoded by the exons ATGGTAGAAAGATACGAACCAATAAAGGATCTTGGTTCTGGTAATTTTGGTGTAGCAAGGTTGGTTAAGGATAAGAAGACTAATGAACTTTTTGCAGTCAAATACATGGAAAGAGGAAATAAG ATTGATGAAAAAGTTCAAAGGGAGATAATCAATCACAGGGCTCTAAAACATCCAAATATTGTACGGTTTAAAGAG GTGTTTGTAACGCCGACACATTTGGCTATAGTTATGGAGTATGCTGCTGGTGGCGAGCTCTTTGCCAGAATATGTTCTGCTGGTCGGTTTAGTGAAGACGAG GCGAGATTTTTCTTTCAGCAGTTGATTTCCGGAGTCAGCTACTGTCATTCCGTG GAAATCTGTCACAGGGATCTTAAACTCGAAAACACACTTCTTGATGGAAGCCCAACACCACGTCTCAAGATTTGTGACTTTGGTTATTCTAAG TCTGGACTCCTGCATTCGCAGCCTAAATCGACTGTAGGAACACCAGCATACATTGCACCTGAGGTTTTGTCACGAAAGGAATATGACGGAAAG ATTGCTGATGTTTGGTCCTGTGGAGTCACTCTATATGTCATGCTGGTTGGTGCTTATCCTTTTGAAGAACCCGAAGATCCTAAGAATTTCCGCAAAACAATTGGG AGAATATTGGGCGTGCAGTACTCCATCCCGGATTATGTACGTGTATCAGCTGATTGTCAGCAACTCCTGTCTCGTATCTTTGTCGCTAATCCGTCTAAG AGGATTACCATCCCGGAGATCAACAAGCACCCGTGGTTCCTAAAGAATTTGCGCAAGGAATTAATCGAAGGAAAGGCAACAAACAATGAAAAATCGGATGGTAAACAGCCGGTCCAAAGTGAAGAGGAAATACTGCGGATCATAGAAGAAGCAAGGAAACCCGGGGAGGCGACTAAAGCTGAACAACTAGCAGCAGGACTCGAGTTTTTGGATGGCGATGATTTGGAAGCCGAAATGTTGGATTCGGATTTAAGTGGTGATTTTGTTTCACCTCCTGAATAA